Proteins encoded by one window of bacterium:
- a CDS encoding sulfurtransferase TusA family protein — MSQVFDKLLDARGLSCPMPLVNARKEIGKLALGQVLKVVATDRGSVADFQGWAKVSKTVELVAQETESTDGANVYVHYVKRSA; from the coding sequence ATGAGCCAGGTTTTCGACAAGCTCCTTGACGCGCGCGGCCTCAGCTGTCCGATGCCTCTGGTCAACGCCCGGAAAGAGATTGGGAAGCTTGCGCTTGGCCAGGTGCTCAAGGTGGTGGCCACGGACCGGGGCTCGGTCGCGGACTTTCAAGGCTGGGCAAAGGTCTCGAAGACCGTGGAGTTGGTCGCCCAGGAGACAGAGTCCACGGACGGCGCGAACGTCTACGTGCACTACGTGAAGCGGTCGGCGTGA
- a CDS encoding MBL fold metallo-hydrolase has product MAERRNDDVWTAGDLLERLERRDKFFVLDVRNRDEFESFPLEGRSPVPAVNIPYFEMLELGGKDEMTDSVVAYVERDLAGQIPSDLPILAVCAKGDTSEFVAQGLRRLGYTSANLKGGMKAWGEHYATRAVVDGPDLAIYQVSRPARGCLSYIVASAGKAIVIDPLRHLNPYLDVARGRGLTIEAVVDTHGHADHISGGFALAAKIGAPYYLHPYDAIHPIDMLPSTIPCEFIRDNQMFPVGRDELTALHIPGHTLGLVALRLDDRYLFTGDSIFIRSIARPDLGGKAEAWAPLHGRSLRKLLGLPGRITVLPGHFSGLDEADETGRFAASLDDLKRRNDGLIVLQRESEDGFVRYLLESLPNFIPEYVDIKRVNAGLLTPSEEDAATLELGKNVCALSQAYMASGGGRE; this is encoded by the coding sequence ATGGCAGAACGACGGAACGATGACGTCTGGACGGCGGGAGATCTGCTCGAACGGCTGGAACGTCGCGACAAATTCTTTGTTCTTGATGTGCGCAACCGCGATGAGTTCGAGAGCTTTCCACTCGAAGGCCGCAGCCCCGTGCCCGCCGTCAATATTCCGTATTTCGAGATGCTCGAACTTGGCGGCAAAGACGAGATGACGGACTCCGTCGTCGCGTACGTCGAGCGGGACCTTGCGGGGCAGATTCCCTCCGATCTGCCGATTCTTGCGGTATGCGCCAAGGGCGACACTTCGGAGTTCGTCGCGCAAGGGCTGCGCCGCCTCGGGTACACCAGCGCCAACCTCAAGGGCGGGATGAAAGCCTGGGGCGAGCACTATGCGACCCGCGCCGTGGTCGACGGTCCCGATCTGGCGATCTACCAGGTGAGCCGGCCCGCGCGGGGATGTCTGAGCTACATCGTGGCCAGCGCGGGGAAGGCGATCGTGATCGATCCCCTCCGCCATCTCAATCCCTACCTGGACGTGGCGCGCGGTAGGGGCCTCACGATCGAGGCGGTGGTTGACACGCACGGCCACGCGGACCACATCAGCGGCGGATTCGCTCTCGCCGCCAAGATCGGCGCTCCGTACTACCTGCATCCGTACGACGCTATTCATCCCATCGACATGCTGCCCTCGACAATTCCCTGCGAGTTCATTCGCGACAATCAAATGTTCCCGGTCGGACGGGACGAACTTACGGCACTCCACATCCCTGGCCACACGCTCGGTCTGGTGGCGTTGCGGCTCGACGACAGGTATCTGTTCACGGGTGACAGCATTTTCATCCGGTCCATTGCACGGCCGGACCTCGGCGGGAAGGCCGAAGCCTGGGCGCCTCTGCACGGGCGGTCGCTGCGGAAGCTTCTCGGCCTCCCGGGAAGGATCACCGTGCTGCCTGGACACTTCAGCGGCCTTGATGAGGCGGATGAGACGGGACGCTTCGCTGCGTCGCTGGACGATTTGAAGAGACGGAATGACGGTTTGATCGTGCTCCAGCGGGAGAGCGAGGACGGATTCGTTCGCTACCTGCTCGAGAGCCTCCCCAACTTCATCCCGGAGTACGTGGACATCAAGCGCGTCAATGCAGGATTGTTGACGCCCTCGGAGGAAGACGCCGCCACGCTGGAGTTGGGCAAGAATGTTTGTGCGCTTTCGCAGGCCTACATGGCTTCCGGCGGGGGACGAGAATGA